Proteins encoded in a region of the Corynebacterium breve genome:
- a CDS encoding quinone-dependent dihydroorotate dehydrogenase, with the protein MSLYDVALKAMFLLPPERIHGIINFGLKTLHSVGPLNRGMEKLVRVHAPELEQELLGTKFPAPLGLAAGFDKNAASIDAWGAIGFGYAELGTVTPKPQPGNPAPRLFRLPADKAILNRMGFNNKGALVVAEGLAKRKSSDVVGINIGKNKTSTDAVGDFRQCATLLGPLADYVVVNVSSPNTPGLRDLQAVSELKPLLQAVLDATETPVLVKIAPDLADDDIDAVADLALELGLAGIVATNTTVSREVLTTDPAEVEAMGAGGISGAPLNDRSLEVLKQLHDRVGNQLVLISVGGISTPQQAWERITAGAHLLQGYTPFIYGGLGWIRNIHKGLAQQVRAHGLTNISQAVGSGFTWQNVAK; encoded by the coding sequence ATGAGCTTGTACGATGTCGCACTCAAAGCAATGTTCCTGCTCCCTCCTGAACGAATTCACGGAATCATCAACTTTGGGTTGAAAACGCTGCACAGTGTAGGTCCGCTGAACCGAGGGATGGAGAAGCTTGTCCGAGTTCATGCGCCTGAGCTAGAGCAAGAGCTCCTGGGAACGAAATTCCCTGCACCCTTGGGCCTTGCCGCTGGCTTTGACAAGAATGCTGCTTCCATTGACGCGTGGGGGGCCATCGGCTTTGGCTATGCAGAACTGGGTACCGTGACCCCAAAGCCTCAGCCAGGTAACCCTGCTCCACGGCTGTTCCGTTTGCCGGCAGACAAAGCAATCCTCAACCGCATGGGTTTTAACAATAAGGGCGCACTAGTCGTTGCTGAAGGTTTGGCCAAGCGAAAGTCCTCCGACGTCGTCGGCATCAACATCGGGAAGAATAAGACATCTACTGATGCCGTGGGTGATTTCCGCCAATGCGCCACTTTGTTGGGTCCGCTAGCAGACTACGTTGTGGTGAACGTGTCGTCGCCGAATACACCCGGACTGCGTGACCTTCAGGCTGTTTCAGAACTCAAACCTCTACTTCAGGCCGTGCTTGATGCAACCGAAACTCCCGTGCTCGTGAAGATTGCTCCAGACCTCGCCGATGACGATATCGACGCAGTCGCCGATCTCGCTCTGGAGTTGGGGCTTGCGGGAATCGTCGCGACCAACACGACGGTCTCGCGTGAAGTGCTTACGACCGATCCTGCCGAGGTGGAAGCCATGGGCGCTGGTGGCATCTCAGGCGCTCCCCTGAATGATCGGTCCTTGGAGGTTCTCAAACAGCTCCACGATCGTGTGGGCAACCAACTGGTGTTAATCAGTGTTGGAGGAATTTCCACGCCGCAACAAGCATGGGAACGTATCACTGCTGGCGCTCATCTACTCCAGGGCTACACGCCGTTCATCTATGGCGGTTTAGGATGGATCCGCAACATCCACAAGGGGCTAGCCCAGCAAGTACGCGCCCACGGCCTGACTAATATCAGCCAGGCAGTCGGTAGCGGATTTACATGGCAGAACGTCGCAAAATAA
- a CDS encoding TVP38/TMEM64 family protein has product MTHKRAQVSVIVVAAIAFVVLWALVDVPPMSVLREWADSTGPWFPVLFWLLYVVITQFPIPRTIFTLSAGILFGPLWGILISITATTAAAALSLTIVRSLLRDWIAPKLTHPSVQLINDHLEQKGWLAVISLRMIAGVPFSIMNYVSALTRVRLVPFTFATMIGSAPGTILIVLFGDTLTGEANPIAVIATVALALIGIGGVIIDTQRARRQAHKVDSAL; this is encoded by the coding sequence ATGACCCATAAGCGCGCTCAGGTGAGTGTGATCGTTGTAGCGGCTATCGCATTCGTCGTACTCTGGGCGCTTGTCGATGTCCCACCCATGTCTGTACTGCGCGAATGGGCAGATAGCACGGGTCCTTGGTTTCCCGTACTTTTCTGGTTGCTGTACGTGGTGATTACTCAGTTCCCCATCCCGCGAACGATCTTTACGCTTTCCGCAGGTATCTTGTTCGGTCCTCTGTGGGGCATCCTGATCTCGATTACGGCGACCACCGCCGCGGCGGCACTGTCGCTCACCATTGTCCGCAGCCTCTTGCGGGATTGGATCGCCCCGAAACTCACTCACCCATCGGTGCAGCTAATTAACGACCACCTGGAGCAAAAAGGATGGCTCGCAGTGATCAGCCTGCGAATGATCGCAGGTGTGCCGTTTTCCATCATGAATTACGTGTCTGCGCTCACCCGAGTGCGGCTGGTGCCTTTTACTTTTGCGACGATGATTGGATCCGCCCCAGGAACCATCTTGATTGTCCTCTTCGGCGACACTCTGACCGGCGAAGCCAATCCCATCGCGGTGATCGCCACCGTGGCGCTAGCGCTGATTGGGATCGGCGGCGTGATCATTGATACCCAGAGGGCGCGCCGTCAAGCCCACAAGGTAGACTCGGCACTGTGA
- a CDS encoding MarR family transcriptional regulator: protein MIAVHARYRGRETRRAELVRRSAEALATLPGVGTFEMVGVEDIRAHVMGPVETCDLIMALLSDGNWAIGLGVTQHGPAVFTATDAVGTRPAQVGVIVDTPEPATYASDIAATFLLIAHVFAKRTVEGREATSLVRRGLNQNEAAEELGISKQAMSQRLQAAGWQAEKAGWHLAVNLITQATAAAE, encoded by the coding sequence GTGATTGCAGTACATGCGCGCTACCGGGGTCGCGAGACACGCCGTGCTGAACTTGTGCGACGCTCCGCCGAAGCCTTGGCTACGTTGCCAGGCGTGGGCACCTTTGAGATGGTCGGAGTCGAGGACATTCGCGCCCACGTTATGGGGCCTGTCGAGACGTGTGACCTCATCATGGCGCTACTCTCCGATGGGAATTGGGCCATCGGGCTTGGAGTCACTCAGCATGGACCTGCGGTTTTCACTGCCACCGATGCTGTGGGTACTCGGCCTGCACAGGTCGGGGTAATCGTTGACACCCCTGAGCCTGCGACTTACGCCTCCGACATCGCTGCAACTTTCCTGCTCATTGCTCACGTATTCGCAAAGCGCACGGTAGAAGGCCGTGAGGCTACCTCACTTGTCCGCCGCGGCCTGAATCAAAACGAAGCCGCCGAAGAGCTGGGCATCTCCAAACAGGCGATGAGCCAGCGTCTTCAGGCGGCTGGATGGCAGGCAGAGAAAGCCGGATGGCACCTTGCAGTGAACTTAATTACTCAAGCGACTGCTGCAGCGGAGTAG
- a CDS encoding cupin domain-containing protein, whose protein sequence is MSDLRTDHGPNPYVLDIEDVTKQNDAFRDTLWTGQFLQMTVMSIPAGGEIGAEVHDDHDQFLRLEDGKGRIMIGDSKDNLDVDQIVEDDFAIFVPAGKWHNLVNEGDEPIKLYSIYAAPDHVKGTFHQTKEDADNDPNEQH, encoded by the coding sequence ATGAGTGATTTGCGTACCGATCACGGCCCGAACCCATACGTGTTGGATATTGAGGACGTTACCAAGCAGAACGATGCTTTCCGTGACACCCTCTGGACCGGACAGTTCCTTCAGATGACTGTCATGTCGATCCCGGCCGGCGGCGAGATTGGCGCAGAGGTGCACGACGACCACGATCAGTTCCTGCGCCTCGAAGACGGCAAGGGCCGCATCATGATCGGCGATTCCAAGGACAACCTCGACGTTGATCAGATCGTGGAGGACGACTTTGCCATCTTCGTTCCTGCAGGCAAGTGGCACAACTTGGTCAATGAGGGCGACGAGCCAATCAAGCTTTACTCGATCTACGCGGCCCCTGACCACGTCAAGGGCACCTTCCACCAGACCAAGGAAGACGCAGACAACGATCCGAACGAGCAACACTAG
- a CDS encoding aldo/keto reductase, with the protein MKQRNVGHSGLRISPLGLSTAGWTVEKARDILSEFVSLGGCFVDIAPGTAHVLAAAIEEIGREKLVLSAPVGVDMSLPVGSRVNCSRTNLLAELDHLLNALGTDYVDVLSAGYWDARTPPDEVAGTVQSVVASGRARYGGAHGYAGWQLAVTPGLVVTHNDYSLLRRDIEEEVIPAAQHLGVGVIAAAPLAHGLLTGNWQPNRPETHPYAGEKSRTIVEALVTAADGLGLSPTATSLAWVFAQPGVDGVVCEVDSVGHLHELMKVPEIILPRPIASALDDVSK; encoded by the coding sequence GTGAAGCAACGAAACGTAGGTCACAGTGGACTCCGCATTAGCCCTCTCGGGCTCTCCACCGCAGGTTGGACAGTGGAAAAGGCCCGGGACATCCTTAGCGAGTTCGTCTCTCTCGGCGGCTGCTTCGTCGACATCGCCCCTGGGACGGCGCACGTCCTCGCCGCCGCAATTGAGGAAATTGGGCGGGAGAAGCTGGTGCTATCTGCTCCAGTTGGAGTGGACATGTCTCTGCCAGTCGGCTCGCGTGTCAATTGTTCGCGCACAAATTTGTTGGCTGAGCTAGACCACCTACTGAATGCGCTAGGAACCGACTACGTCGATGTACTGAGTGCCGGCTATTGGGATGCTCGAACGCCTCCTGATGAGGTCGCTGGCACAGTGCAATCAGTCGTAGCCTCCGGTCGCGCGCGTTACGGTGGTGCCCACGGATACGCCGGTTGGCAGCTCGCCGTTACCCCGGGCCTCGTCGTCACGCACAATGACTATTCGCTTTTGCGACGAGACATCGAAGAGGAAGTGATCCCCGCTGCTCAGCATCTTGGGGTTGGAGTTATTGCAGCAGCCCCACTGGCACATGGGCTGCTCACCGGAAACTGGCAACCTAACCGCCCAGAAACACACCCTTATGCAGGTGAGAAGTCGCGCACGATCGTAGAGGCCTTGGTGACAGCAGCGGATGGATTAGGGCTCTCGCCTACCGCCACATCTCTGGCTTGGGTTTTTGCACAACCCGGCGTCGACGGAGTGGTGTGTGAAGTAGATTCGGTGGGTCATCTTCATGAATTGATGAAAGTACCTGAGATCATTTTGCCTCGCCCCATAGCTTCTGCGCTCGATGATGTTTCCAAGTAG
- a CDS encoding NfeD family protein → MGVIIWFIAALVLAGLELAVGEFTLLMLAGGALATTGVALFGVPIWVELIVFGLSSAALIGFLRPVLKRRVTQPKALDTSPKALVGKRAEVIEEITPHSGQVRLDGTFWSARALNPMETISAGDHVTVAEIDGPTAIVWKEL, encoded by the coding sequence GTGGGAGTAATTATTTGGTTTATCGCAGCGCTTGTGTTGGCGGGCCTTGAGCTTGCAGTGGGCGAATTCACGCTTCTCATGCTCGCAGGCGGTGCCTTAGCGACGACCGGTGTCGCACTTTTCGGCGTCCCAATTTGGGTTGAACTCATTGTCTTTGGCCTTTCATCAGCAGCCCTGATTGGCTTTTTACGTCCAGTGCTCAAGCGCAGAGTGACGCAACCAAAGGCGCTGGATACCTCTCCAAAGGCGCTCGTCGGCAAGCGTGCAGAAGTGATTGAGGAAATCACTCCACACAGCGGACAAGTTCGACTCGATGGAACATTTTGGTCGGCTCGTGCACTTAACCCCATGGAAACCATTTCCGCCGGTGATCATGTAACTGTGGCCGAAATCGACGGCCCTACCGCGATTGTTTGGAAGGAGCTCTAA
- a CDS encoding YbhB/YbcL family Raf kinase inhibitor-like protein: MATNTPDYVQDRFPGPDPYAPLRDLPTFTLTSTDLENGDELDEKLRAPQSLSPQLSWADLPEGTKSLAITCFDPDAPTGSGYWHWAVFNIPVTVSELPTGAGSSSDLGGIDGVVTLKGDSGDHAHYGANPPGGHAPHRYLYAVHAVDVEQLDIDPEATPTVLGFNLYFHSLARTVLWGYYETKS; encoded by the coding sequence ATGGCTACTAATACTCCAGACTATGTCCAAGACCGTTTTCCCGGACCTGATCCATATGCTCCTTTGCGGGACCTGCCGACCTTCACATTGACCTCCACCGACCTAGAAAATGGCGACGAGCTCGATGAGAAACTCCGTGCCCCACAGTCTTTGTCGCCGCAGCTCTCGTGGGCAGACCTTCCCGAAGGCACCAAGTCTTTGGCAATAACCTGCTTTGACCCAGACGCACCGACCGGTTCCGGCTACTGGCACTGGGCCGTGTTTAACATCCCTGTTACCGTCAGCGAGCTTCCCACGGGTGCCGGATCATCTTCCGACCTTGGCGGTATCGACGGGGTAGTGACCCTGAAAGGTGACTCGGGCGATCACGCCCACTATGGCGCGAACCCACCCGGTGGACATGCTCCACATCGATACCTGTACGCTGTGCACGCAGTCGACGTTGAACAGTTGGATATTGACCCTGAAGCTACCCCAACGGTGCTCGGCTTTAACCTGTACTTCCATTCCCTCGCGCGCACGGTGCTGTGGGGCTACTACGAAACCAAGTCCTAA
- a CDS encoding ferrochelatase, producing MSLNDFDALLVLSFGGPEGVDEVVPFLENVTRGRGIPRERLEVVGEHYFHFDGISPINGQNREIIANIEAELARKGYDLPVYFGNRNWHPLAADTARQIAADGHKTVLVFATSAWGGYSACRQYDEDIQAMREIVPELEFTKLWQFYSHPTFIQLNAAPLRHAWVNANQQDTKVLFTAHSVPTAADKVAGGPDDSHLYSRQVAEAARLIAEAAEIPDYEVVWQSRSGNPATPWLEPDVVDRTEELAREGFNAIICVPVGFITDHMEVIWDLDTELQQACDERGVTLTRTPTVGLTPEFASMIVEIAENIADETVPPSLSTITVSGCTVNGAPCAPACCQISRQ from the coding sequence ATGTCTTTGAATGATTTTGACGCACTCCTCGTTCTTTCCTTTGGTGGCCCCGAAGGCGTGGACGAGGTTGTGCCTTTTCTGGAGAATGTCACCCGTGGCCGCGGCATTCCTCGCGAACGTCTTGAGGTAGTGGGCGAGCACTACTTCCACTTTGACGGAATCAGCCCGATCAATGGTCAAAACCGCGAAATCATCGCGAACATTGAAGCTGAGCTGGCTCGCAAGGGCTACGACCTGCCGGTCTACTTTGGTAATCGAAACTGGCATCCACTGGCCGCTGATACCGCACGCCAAATCGCAGCCGACGGGCACAAGACTGTGCTAGTTTTCGCCACGAGTGCATGGGGTGGTTACTCGGCGTGTCGTCAGTACGACGAAGACATCCAGGCGATGCGCGAGATCGTTCCCGAACTTGAATTCACCAAGCTATGGCAGTTTTACTCGCACCCGACGTTTATCCAGCTCAACGCAGCGCCGCTGCGCCACGCGTGGGTCAACGCGAACCAACAGGACACAAAAGTGCTGTTCACCGCACACTCCGTACCAACCGCTGCCGATAAAGTAGCCGGGGGTCCTGATGATTCCCACCTTTACTCGCGCCAAGTGGCGGAAGCCGCGCGCCTGATCGCGGAGGCAGCCGAAATTCCCGACTACGAAGTCGTCTGGCAGTCGCGCTCTGGAAACCCGGCAACACCCTGGCTCGAACCCGATGTAGTAGACCGCACTGAAGAGCTTGCCCGCGAAGGTTTCAACGCGATTATCTGTGTACCAGTAGGTTTCATTACCGACCACATGGAAGTCATCTGGGATCTGGATACCGAGCTGCAGCAAGCGTGCGACGAGCGAGGCGTGACCCTGACACGTACGCCTACCGTGGGACTCACTCCAGAATTTGCTTCCATGATCGTCGAGATTGCGGAAAACATCGCTGATGAAACCGTGCCACCGAGCTTGTCGACGATCACCGTGTCCGGTTGCACCGTCAATGGTGCACCCTGTGCGCCTGCGTGCTGTCAGATCTCGCGCCAGTAG
- a CDS encoding DUF3097 domain-containing protein, with the protein MSSDDRYSGDIFSGHKRQAARTFPEVPAKPGIVVEVFGEDFVGAVINFEKTYDGHFLRLEDRKGTQRLFPMITGGFLYEGQRVTLTRFVEKQAPRRSNSGSRRVENVKAKVAAPSRIWVEGIHDAAIVEKVWGHDLRVEGVVVEYLEGLDNLPERLAEFRPGPGRRIGVLADHLVKGSKETRLVENVGPHVLVTGHPYIDIWAAVKPERLGLRAWPDVPFGEDWKTGICNRVGWSDPKEGWHRVYNAVNSFRDLDSTLIGAVERLVDFVTIPVLTKEDM; encoded by the coding sequence ATGAGTTCAGATGATCGTTATAGCGGTGACATTTTCTCGGGCCACAAACGCCAGGCTGCAAGGACATTTCCAGAAGTACCTGCCAAACCAGGAATTGTGGTGGAAGTATTCGGCGAAGACTTTGTCGGTGCCGTAATTAACTTTGAGAAAACATATGACGGCCATTTCCTGCGCCTTGAGGATCGCAAAGGCACGCAGCGTCTTTTCCCGATGATCACTGGAGGATTTCTCTATGAAGGGCAACGAGTCACCCTGACGCGCTTCGTCGAGAAGCAAGCTCCACGACGCTCTAACTCCGGCTCTCGGCGAGTGGAGAACGTCAAGGCGAAAGTCGCGGCACCATCGCGCATCTGGGTTGAGGGTATCCATGACGCAGCAATCGTCGAGAAGGTGTGGGGACATGACTTGCGCGTCGAGGGCGTAGTCGTGGAATACCTTGAAGGCCTGGATAACCTTCCCGAACGGCTCGCCGAGTTCCGGCCAGGGCCGGGGCGGCGCATTGGCGTGCTGGCTGATCATCTGGTCAAAGGATCGAAAGAGACGCGACTGGTAGAAAACGTCGGCCCACACGTACTGGTAACGGGCCATCCTTATATTGATATTTGGGCGGCGGTAAAGCCGGAACGTCTCGGCTTGCGTGCATGGCCCGACGTTCCCTTCGGCGAAGACTGGAAGACCGGGATCTGCAATCGCGTGGGGTGGAGTGATCCCAAAGAGGGCTGGCACCGCGTGTACAACGCTGTCAATTCCTTCCGCGATCTTGATTCCACCTTGATTGGTGCCGTGGAGCGGTTGGTTGATTTCGTAACAATTCCTGTGCTAACCAAGGAAGATATGTAG
- a CDS encoding YncE family protein: protein MKKVQYVALISAFGLALTACNAEGTAPEPGPEMGNAQPVASPEQPDPTGEVHEFEDIIDLDQTGDTLGVRTADKLTIGTIDEITDGTAKAFPVDDTCTDVSASADKFVIACGKQVRVVDGKNEEAFTLEEPVQSAAITSTGELIAVSGDSAKAWVYKGGEKIDSFAVAHRSDSVFAVQHDDGQPDSVVRYNRENTTIQDIDWENGRQGGTLRVGIGIGQAVAGPDGLVLAADAQGSQLAVYTTGQVIRLQQMAPVAESPWAVAWDSSRDLAWVGSTAENIAVGYDISNGVPQKRYSVNTVPDALHMATLDDGSLVFASASGAGLQIIPTDQIK from the coding sequence GTGAAGAAAGTCCAGTATGTCGCACTAATTTCCGCTTTCGGTCTTGCCCTGACCGCCTGCAACGCCGAAGGCACCGCACCAGAGCCTGGCCCAGAAATGGGTAACGCGCAGCCAGTTGCCTCTCCTGAGCAGCCAGACCCTACCGGCGAAGTGCACGAATTCGAAGACATCATTGATCTTGACCAAACCGGGGATACCCTCGGAGTGCGCACCGCTGACAAGTTGACGATTGGAACTATCGACGAAATCACGGACGGCACCGCCAAGGCCTTTCCTGTCGACGACACTTGCACCGATGTTTCGGCCAGCGCCGACAAATTCGTCATCGCGTGCGGCAAACAAGTTCGTGTTGTCGATGGAAAGAATGAGGAGGCTTTCACGCTTGAAGAGCCAGTGCAATCCGCTGCGATTACCTCGACGGGAGAGCTCATCGCTGTAAGCGGCGATTCCGCCAAGGCGTGGGTGTACAAGGGTGGAGAGAAAATCGATTCATTTGCCGTGGCACACCGGAGTGACTCTGTGTTCGCGGTGCAACATGACGATGGTCAGCCGGATTCCGTCGTGCGCTACAACCGAGAGAACACGACTATTCAAGACATAGACTGGGAAAACGGACGCCAGGGCGGAACTTTGCGCGTAGGCATCGGTATTGGACAGGCAGTTGCCGGACCCGATGGATTGGTTCTTGCTGCAGACGCCCAGGGGTCTCAGCTAGCGGTTTACACAACAGGCCAGGTGATCCGCCTGCAGCAGATGGCGCCAGTTGCAGAATCTCCGTGGGCGGTGGCGTGGGATAGTAGCCGTGATCTGGCGTGGGTCGGATCGACAGCGGAAAACATTGCGGTTGGGTACGACATTTCCAACGGTGTTCCGCAGAAGCGCTACAGCGTGAACACTGTTCCCGACGCACTACACATGGCTACGCTCGACGATGGTTCTCTCGTCTTCGCCTCCGCTAGTGGCGCCGGGCTCCAAATTATCCCAACAGACCAGATCAAGTAA
- a CDS encoding undecaprenyl-diphosphate phosphatase — MSWAQVIVLSIVQGLTEFLPVSSSGHLRIVSELFWGQDAGASFTAVIQLGTEAAVLVFFAKEIWQILTGWFAGVFDKEKRGQDYRMGWMVIVGTIPVGLIGFLGKDLIRENLRNLWITATVLVVFSFVFIWAERVGKKDRGYEELTMKDAIVMGLFQCLSLIPGVSRSGGTISGGLFMGLDREVATRFSFLLAIPAVLASGLFSLPDAFDPQAGQAATGMQLTVGVAICFVLGYISIAWLLKFVSNHSFAWFAAYRIPAGLIVMALLAAGVLAPM; from the coding sequence ATGTCGTGGGCACAGGTCATTGTCCTGTCGATTGTTCAAGGCCTCACCGAATTCCTCCCGGTTTCTTCCTCAGGCCACCTTCGTATCGTTTCTGAACTTTTCTGGGGCCAAGATGCAGGCGCATCGTTTACCGCAGTGATCCAGCTTGGCACCGAGGCTGCAGTGTTGGTTTTCTTCGCCAAGGAGATCTGGCAGATTCTCACCGGTTGGTTCGCCGGCGTATTTGATAAAGAGAAGCGCGGCCAGGATTACCGGATGGGCTGGATGGTCATCGTGGGCACTATTCCGGTGGGATTGATCGGCTTTTTGGGTAAAGATCTGATTCGCGAGAACCTGCGCAATCTGTGGATCACCGCAACGGTGCTGGTTGTCTTCTCCTTCGTTTTCATTTGGGCAGAGCGCGTGGGTAAAAAGGATCGTGGCTACGAGGAGCTCACCATGAAAGATGCCATTGTGATGGGGCTTTTCCAGTGCCTCTCACTTATCCCTGGCGTCTCACGCTCGGGCGGCACGATCTCTGGTGGCTTGTTCATGGGCCTCGACCGTGAGGTTGCAACCCGTTTCAGCTTCTTGTTGGCGATCCCAGCTGTTTTGGCTTCGGGCCTGTTTTCCCTGCCAGATGCGTTCGACCCACAGGCAGGCCAGGCCGCTACGGGCATGCAACTGACTGTCGGTGTCGCAATCTGTTTCGTCTTGGGCTACATTTCGATCGCTTGGTTGCTGAAGTTCGTCTCCAACCACTCGTTCGCCTGGTTCGCTGCTTACCGTATCCCTGCAGGTCTTATCGTCATGGCGCTGCTCGCGGCTGGCGTTTTGGCTCCGATGTAA
- a CDS encoding SPFH domain-containing protein, with amino-acid sequence MTATIVVVLVLIFIAAVVFKSIALIPQGEAAVIERLGSYTRTVSGGLTLLVPFIDRVRARIDTRERVVSFPPQAVITQDNLTVAIDIVVTFQINDPARAIYGVDNYLVGVEQISVATLRDVVGGMTLEETLTSRETINRRLRGELDAATAKWGLRISRVELKAIDPPPSIQQSMEMQMKADREKRAMILTAEGQRESDIKTAEGEKQARILSAEGEKHAAILAAEAERQATILRAEGERAAKYLNAQGEARAIQKVNAAIKSSEVTPEVLTYQYLDKLPQMAQGQGSTMWMIPSQFGDSLEQFAKAFAKKDDDGVFRYEPSKVDPETKEMAGQDDTDAWFDTSSDPEIARAVAEARAVANKPADSPLATELEKNSALPVQPPVAPQPTPLQQSLE; translated from the coding sequence ATGACAGCAACCATTGTTGTCGTTCTTGTTCTTATTTTTATCGCTGCGGTTGTATTCAAATCGATTGCGCTGATTCCGCAGGGCGAGGCAGCCGTGATCGAACGCCTCGGGTCCTATACCCGCACCGTTTCTGGAGGACTAACGCTCTTGGTTCCGTTTATCGATCGTGTTCGCGCACGCATCGATACGCGTGAGCGAGTTGTATCCTTCCCGCCACAGGCCGTGATTACGCAAGACAACCTGACCGTGGCTATCGATATTGTCGTGACATTCCAGATCAACGACCCCGCTCGCGCTATCTATGGCGTGGACAACTACTTGGTCGGTGTGGAGCAGATTTCTGTGGCTACGTTGCGTGACGTTGTTGGCGGAATGACTCTGGAAGAGACGCTGACGTCGCGTGAAACCATTAACCGCCGCCTTCGCGGTGAGCTAGATGCGGCAACCGCAAAGTGGGGCCTGCGTATCAGCCGAGTAGAGCTGAAGGCCATTGACCCGCCACCGTCGATTCAGCAGTCGATGGAGATGCAAATGAAGGCCGACCGCGAAAAGCGTGCGATGATTCTGACTGCTGAAGGCCAGCGCGAGTCCGATATTAAGACCGCTGAGGGTGAAAAGCAGGCACGAATCCTGTCCGCTGAGGGTGAAAAGCACGCGGCTATTCTGGCTGCCGAAGCAGAACGCCAGGCGACAATCCTGCGCGCCGAAGGCGAGCGGGCAGCGAAGTACCTCAACGCCCAGGGTGAAGCTCGCGCGATCCAGAAGGTTAACGCTGCGATCAAGTCCTCCGAGGTTACTCCAGAGGTGCTGACATACCAGTACCTGGACAAACTGCCGCAAATGGCGCAGGGTCAGGGCTCGACGATGTGGATGATCCCTTCACAGTTCGGCGATTCGCTGGAGCAGTTTGCCAAGGCGTTCGCGAAGAAGGACGATGACGGCGTCTTCCGTTATGAGCCTTCCAAGGTGGACCCAGAGACCAAGGAAATGGCGGGGCAAGACGATACCGATGCTTGGTTTGATACGAGCTCGGATCCTGAGATCGCCCGAGCGGTGGCCGAGGCTCGCGCCGTGGCAAACAAGCCTGCAGATTCACCACTAGCCACTGAATTGGAAAAGAATTCGGCCCTTCCGGTGCAGCCACCGGTGGCGCCGCAGCCTACTCCGCTGCAGCAGTCGCTTGAGTAA